ATGAAATAACATCTCACGGTGATCTTGCAAGGTTATCGACGAAATGGGACTGGGAACATTTCTTACGTATAAATTTGCAGTTTttaaatttaagtttttttaaattaatatatttacaatattatacaaataacaaacaaaaattttatctTACACGCTAGACAAATATTTTATCTCATGAATAATAACCCCCTTCTTTCCTACTACTCGGTAATAACGACGGGTCAATATTTGGCACAACACCACCCTCAGGGATATTCACATTTGTTAAAAATTCATCTAGGGCTGAGTCATTGCGTATGGCCAGTTGAAGATGTCTCGGTCGAATTCTTGCTCTTCCATTATCTCGAGCAGCGTTTGCTCCCAACTCCAACACTTCGGATACCAAGTACTCCATGATTGCAGCTAAGACCACAGCCGCAGTTGCGCCGACACGTTTTGCATAGTTCCCTTCCTTCAAGAACCGGAGGATTCTACCTACGGGAAATGTCAAGCCGGCTCTTTTTGAAcgactcaaatattttttactAGGACAGGACATTTTACTTATATGAATTGTGTTATGTATaaacttttattattaaatgGCTAGAAAATATCACTCAGGAATTTTGAAGTGTCGAAATTATTTAATATTATGTCAAATAGGCAGTTGGGGATATGTTAAGTTTTGTGCCTCGTTTACTATAATTGCTCTATGCAGTAAGGAGGCGTGGGCTTTCTCCATAACTAGAAGTACAATGCTCAAGAGAGCATGCTCATTAGATGAAGGAGAGGGCTCGAGCTGGCATAGCCTTTTATCTGAGGCGACGTTAAAAAAATCGGACACTAGCAATGGAGATCCACTGAATTTAATAAAAGGGTTTGAAAATGGAGGTGCTACAGCGAGAAATAGCGGGGACCAGAATAGCAGCAatgattgggggggggggggggggggggtaacaaCGGAGGTGGAAGCAGTGGTAGGAACGATATCGACAATAACAACGATGGCAACGCTTCGAAAAAATATTCAACAATCGCCGCTTATTCAGCTTCGTACGACGAAACACGTTTTTCAGGCGTAgacagctaaaaattcaaaatgtttatTCATTTacatatttccaaactccaaatacCGGAAAAATTATAGGAGCAAACGAAtacacatatatgcaaaaaATACATTGAAGTTAATAACTTTATCTTAACAAATACAACAAATGAAATTCAAGgtggaaaaaatagaaataaactaCTTCCCCTAAGACCATTGGCTGTCGAAACGGTctatggtttctggaatgtgcacacgctTTCTGCAACCTGTGTGGGAATTCGAGCGATATAAGCATATTCTGGActtaagtgaagtaagatggtacGAGTCTTCAATGTTTTGCAAGCTAAGTTGTAGAGACGAATccagtgtcgggttgcttctgacggctaccgcaaggtgcaAGGTcctggtccaggttaaggagcattacaatttTACAGTGCTATGAACCAACGGAGAGTTTCGATATagtgaaggatactttctacgagcaattaagcacaattcaggggaggcttcctcaaggtgatattgtgatcatgatgggtgatctgaatgccaaggcgagctctgacaacaccttgctcgaaaatgtgatggagaaacacggttGTTGGCGACCGTATCGATAATGGTgggggttcgtggatttctgcaacttccatcgcctcgtcattggtgacacattgttcgagtacagagcctgtcataaggtcagtgGTTTGGACCAACatcatacgagcaatcagattgactatCTCGCGATGAGTAGTAGATTGAGAGGTTGTCTCCTGGgtgatatcggcctcgaaagcaATCACCATCTGCTGGTCGCTTATGTTTGCTCGTCTATTGCGTCTGCCACTTCAGGTTTGGAAAGCTGCGACCCTCCCAGATAGCGGGGAGGgctatcttgttgatcggaCGACAGATATagtgagtaacccgcctgagaatatcaatgtgCATTGGGCTTCCAGTTTGTCGGCCACGTTtcaaaggggcgtcataagctCTGGCCGAatgcgaaatcgtggaagcggatcgataaagGCTCCATTTTCAGTTGCAGGTGATGACGGTCGTGACGCCCTTTgctaccgagcgaaatcccgagaaggtCAGCGTAATATACGCCATAGctagagagaatttgctattgcgctggttagaAAAGCGGAAAATGCGGCagaacgcaataatttcagaagtgaATACCATATCGCAAAAGAATTCACATGTGGttgtaaatctttcgatggtcctgtgaaggacgtcaatggtcaacatctcatccacgatgaggagcaactaaagaggtggaaaaaacacttcataacggttcttaaccgtatcacttcTGGTGTGGTTcctcttcttgtggatgaaatactTAGTGACCGTAACTGTAACTgctccttcaagcagaagagaaatcatgtcGGCCATTAGTGctttcaaacggagtaaagccgctagaCTTGACGGTCCCCCGGCTGAGGTATTTATCGTTACGCTTGCAATTACTGCTGATCGGTTGCTTTCACTCATACGGAAGTCTTGGCAATCCGAGACTTTTAAGATTGCAAAGAAGGGCACCAGTTTTGAATCTGACAAATGGAGAAGTATCAACGTGCTCCTTGCCGTCAcaaatataatagctaaaataattctagaaCGCATCAAATAATATCTCAAAAGCTGATCGACAGAGATCAGGTTGGTTTCcgccacatcaacaccttacgtatcattttggaattgtgcacggagtttagatctttgcttcatctcttcatcgattttgagagagCTTTCGATAATGtaaacagagagtgtatctggagtgctctacataTGAGGGGTATTTCAGAGAAactcatagctgttatcagagcgacatatgatgacacaaagtgtcacgtgctgcactgaggtaaaatctggGATATGAAGGTAGCATCctttcatcgatattatttgacgctcttcatgctgccttttccgaagaacgcggaggaatttaatggacgatCACACCATTCCTCAAAAACTCccactatgctgatgacatctgtttgctccctcatcgggttatggaccttggccaaatggttctggatttggaaagagaggcaattagagttggactgaagataaacaccaaggttcttagtctgtggtcatcgtactctccttatctgcataacgggcagagcatcgatcaattgtatatctaggaaatatggtttctgccgacggtggcaccaaactggatgttgctcgacgcattaacaacgctaggtCAGCTTTTgccgccctgtctaaaatctggaaatgcagttatctcaacaccaagatcacgttgagactgttctatgctagtgttctttccgtgttgttatatgagagtagcacatggaatgtcaactccactgttacccggAAGCTCATGGCAGTACGTTGGCCTGACACTTGGTCGACGCATAGGCCTGCCACCCGTACGTACTGTAATCGTAggacgaaagtggcagtggataggttatacttcaaggaggggcgacaattgcattgccggctacgtcatgcagtggaatccactctcaaaagatggccgacgaatgggtcgccccaaggcctttggtgcagaacagtagaggaataGTACGGGCGTCTCTGGAATTCGTGGaggcatttcaagtaaccacGAACGATGGCTCGTAGGTGTAGTTGGCACGCTGTACCCCAGCaaagggtgaatggcaaccgtaTATATCAATTGCTTGCTTTGGAAGGTTGTTAAATTTAAAGTtttaggaatttcgaaacatatTTCAATGATCAGacaatcatttttaaggttttgtgtgaaacaatacTTCATTGAAGTCAGTTCAATGGCTGTCTGTTACACGAGATTTACTCCCAAATAACTGgagctatcgtcacgaaatttggtgagaatatgtggtttgTGAACCACTACACGTGCAACCGATTACATTATTTTGTGCTGGAGAGAAGGGAGCatcatttttttacagaatatgatttcctatattcggtgaaatacAGTATAAGTAATAGTATTAggcaaaattctcaaaaatttgaaggcaatctaactattattaacaaagttatcgaaGGTCAAAATTTGCATTTCAATTTATTGCACTTTAAGACATGATATGGAGTTTAgagacatatcaaggaatattttgaatttttatataGCTGTGTTCGAATGGAAAAACCTGCGTAGTTTCTcttacaagatgaacacaaaacctttatacccggagCGTCTGTTAAACTAGTTGgaactttacaaaaaaaaagtaaaaattaattcGTTGTTGGTGCTACAGCGTCAACTTTTTGCACAGAGTAGCATTGATTGTTAGTTGTTGTTACGGCAGAATAATCTAAACTCACCCTCTGGGCTTCTTCAGAGACCCCTTTTGGTATGTTAAGGGTTAAAAGTTTACATCACTGGTCATCTACTTAGAGCCAGTTAGCCTAGGATAGAAGGGTCCATAACATGACATAACCTGCACCGGAGCTCGCGCCGGCAGGCAAGCATCAAGTCCGGTGCTGACGTCGGCAGAAACAATTCTCTTCAGATAAATACTCGACACCCTTTATGTTCTACTTCTCTATTGATGGGAAAAGTGTGATGACTCGTCACATTGAAACCATTGGTTTTGTCGGTGTCTATCGTCAATCGATGGCACTTGAGTTAGACCAACAAACAGGCACCATCAGCTTCTTTTGATAAAAGTCCTATTTCGAGCAATATTTTGATAATTCATTTTCGTCCAACCATTGCGAGGAACGCCTGCGATTATcatattctattctattattCATCGTTCGTAACAATTGCGATTTGGCGATTCAGGAAAGAAAAGTATTCGTCGACTCGCACTTGTTTCCGGGCATCAGCTATTTCGTGCGGACCCACTTGTACAGCTTTTCCCCTTGCCGATTTCCGTCAAGTGTTTTCACACCATCAGCATCGCTATTCACTTGAGTCTCAGGACGGCCTCGTGGCTCATCCGATAAGCTGAAATGGCTAGTAACGGACTTTTCAAATTAACAACTTACCATGAGTTGAGAAATGACTTCGGGACCAAACACACCGCCAATATTCCGAGCTGTGTTTTTTTGGTGGAGCACCCATTTCATTAACACCTgaatttttaacttttctttTCCGCAATAAAACcgttataaaacaagtcgggaaaccggaagctgggcgcatcaggtatgaaaggttttgtttgcttcttctgtgagtattaaATGTActcagtgtagaactattccatttgtacgtagcccgttatgtatttgcatatagcatgtctgactacccacttcaatgtgatattgatatttagttgcagtaaatttagagGTGAGAGTCAACTTTTaggtactgtaactttgttagtaatagtatgattttgatcaaacttggggaatgcttcatattaaatacTACCAACCTACCTTTTATAACTCttaaacttaaggtgggttttactCGATTTCCCCAAAGTtatggtaatattctattattaacttaatttgaatagatatcgatatggagagtattttgaggcctaggcaccatatagaggcagcttcacgaattttttcagattttccggataggtagtttctgagaatgagtccgttaaagaaatcatcactttccaccccccaCCCCcctcactccccgccttttcaacaaatctcaaaactaagactggcttcgaaaagtactaatcgagatgagatttggtgaaaaaaaattttacaccccccttttacatgtatggggacccccctaaattcaacctagaaggatatcactcactgcatgtctgggggtccacagttcccaccttctcaccaaatttcgtgtcaatcagtgtagccgtttctgagaaaagtgcttgtgacagacagacagacattggaccgattttaataaggttttgttttgctgaaTATAAAGAGAAACTATAATTTACACCTATTTATCGAATTTTGTCATCTTTTTACAGAATTTTGTCATCTTTTTATAACGTACCCTATCCCTATCAATTAATCACATACAATTCTGCAACAACAATTCATGTGTCGATAGATTCAGATATGTTAAATTCAGCTTTGTTATATCGAGTTTGCGCTGTATCAGTATTTCCAAAAGTCAAATGCAAGCGACTGACGGTTTTGTACGAATCATTGCGATTAGCAATTATGGGGAGTACAAAATAAAAGTTTGCTTACAGTCACTGGTCATGGTGCTTATGAATCGTTTCTCTTTGATAGAGAGACTTTTTCATAGGTATGTTTAACAATCAAATGAAAACGAGCCTGAATtgtagaaaagaaagaaaatctaaCAACTATAATGACTAATCTGGTTTGACAAGACATCAGACAACCATCATTAGTgcccgaagacgacctagaggaaagagctattccaaaacctaaaagaaattagctaagttgaccgtgaagatctGCCCCTTCAAacatagggacatcctccagaaTAATGGCCGGAGGGTATCAAGGAAGGGAAAGTGATTACCTTCCAGAAGTccctggatctacgggccttcgCGGCTAtgtgctgaaaggtattgcatcacgaacttctgtggagtatcttCCCTTACCTTTATATGAAAAGGCTATCTGCTCCCTCCAGATTTAGGAAAACTTAACATGTGATGATAAATTCTTGATGGAATGCAGAGGTGGTCGGCTATATGTTGTGTCTTTCCGTCCTCACTTTGTTCACTAACTCCAaatgaggaagattgaatttttTGCAATCCTCTTTTGGTTGTTATTATTATCTAATTCTGTGcaatggggagcaactcgattgttgtttcttcGTTAACAAGCACTGTAGGCGGGAGATTTTTTACACACAGACGAAACAAATTTTGAGGTTGGGGATGGTATTTTAGCCACCCGAGAGTTTTTTGGAGTTGCGAATAAGAAGCTGGCAATTTAGGGAGAGAGGAGTCCTCAAACTTCATTTataggaataataataataatcattcgcgcaacaatccaatttgatCGAGGACACTAaatgtgttagaccacttcaccgttacggtacactacaggattatagtaccatATAGGATtcctatttttaaatttaatttccttCTTACTTGGTTTTTTGgagttccttttgttttttttcgatttcgacTGAAAACATGGCACATAATCGTGACTATTCTTCACGCCATCAGTGTCATCCTACCTCCACGTTTCTTTATAGTCAATGGAGCTCTGCTGAGCTTGATCTGCCAGCCCACCGCGATGATTGGTGGAGGCATGAGGCTACGAGGAGaaatcctgtgggttgggttgttCCTTCCACGCAAGATGCAAGACCGATAGACACATATGTCGCTTCACGGGTTGAAGGATTCAAACAGAAATACGTGCTCAGCTTATCAGGCATGACAACATCGGCCTGCTTCAAACTGTGACGCGCACATAATAGAATGACATGATGATGGGCGGAATAAAGAGTTTTTACAGACATGATGATAGACATACATACTGTGAATTTTTACAAACGTGACGACAGGTTCGGATCTGAGAAATTTCGCGAGCACAACAGATCCGGACTCGAAGACATGTATGTTTATGACGACGATGTCAGGCATGACCACCCAATACATTCTTAGCGAATCGTGTCTATACTATCATGGCATCCTGGGatctggtttttgatggcacctTAACCACTTGGAGGCCTTGGCCAACACAAACCCTCTAGTCATTACACAACATGTCAATAGAATTCCCTTTTGGTTCTGGAGGAATTACGTGACTTTTTGGAAAAGATTTCTCTCGCACCGCTCACTGTCTTCTTGCCCGTTTTGAAAACAGTACGAATTAGCGATATTTTTAAGCTGGAAATACCAATTATAAAACATTTTAAGTGACCTCGAGCATAAAAAAAATACGAATTATGAAGGGGTCTGAATGCATGATTTTTATATTACTTGTCGGGATTTTTTTGGGCCACCGAATTTGTACGAATAACCGGGGTCCCACTGTATTTGCGAAAGAGGAAACATCGAACCAAATGCAATTTACGATTAAACATAATTTTAGTATGAAGTTATGTTCTATTGAAGTTTACATTACGAACAGTATTCATTTCATAGGAAACAACCCAATAATTTCTTTAGTCCCTCATGAATATTCGAAGAAAATTGTCAGAAATGCTAGAGAATATTGCAGAGTGAGGAAATTACAATCGGTGGGTGAGCGCTGCACTGCATACTGAAAGATGGCCTCACATCCACCTTCCAATCCTTGTGATCGGAACTCTTCAAAATTTGCTCCTAAGAAGCTCATCATGGAAGAGCGggcggagaacgaccagtgcagaatgtgtggttcggcgttagacgttggaccatctcatttctggctgcactgttatgacaACGGTGGAATACACCACCACACAGCATGatgttgtatgtaaggtgatccattaaAACTCtgaatacaagcatgggctgatcacgacaacatgtccggtttaccgatatgaaccgcaagcactacttgatagttctgtttgcagcatgtattggaaccggcaagttctaactgatccgcacattccacacaacaagcctgaagtgctgttagttgacaagacgagtcGATCCGCGTGTATTATTGGTGTTGCTaatccccataatagcaacattgtacggaaatacgtggagaaggaggactatgagccactggctcgggaaatcaaagaaatttggcgtctcaagcgggtggttgtagttcccaaaatgtcctgggactctcacgtagtctggttcaaaccatgcagaagtataccactctgcatacgtgctcgatgttgcggggaattctggacggattctcccatcgacctaccaccggccactaccacgcGCCTTTATAATATAAGTAGATAGGATTGTCCGAGCCTATTAGGTTGccggtaaaatccggcatctgccgaaataGTGAcaatatttaaatataataataataatcgttggcgcagcaatcctattggatcagggcctcgaagtgtgctagagtacttcattcaagacaaccCGTTATCTTCCACCCAGCCTTCTGACGATATTTTTcctgtatttctggatctgtgATCGATATCTGTACGAAAAATCAGTAGTGCGGATATTCGATTTTTTTGGTTGAAAACTTGACATATTGCTCGTATAATACCTTCTGGATATGGGGTTGTTGTTATCCAACCATTTCCAGGTAAAACTTGTCATGCATCGAGTCATGTTGATTTCTCTGTAGCCACATTTTAGACTAAAAACAGGATTCTGAAACTGATCCAAGCTTTTGGATATAATTTCGGTTCAAATAAAACATATATTTCCAGGAGTAATAATTGTGTtccgaatttttatttttatcatttttttgtagattttttacTAGTTTTTCCTCTAATGAGAGATTTTTGTGTTTTCGattttttgaaactttccatACAGTTCCTTTTGCTAAAAATGTCATCAATGATGTTATAacaaagtcaatgaaaaattgaaagctACATACAATTGATCAATTAATGGTGGatgtaaaatggaaaatatttgtttCCTACAATGGATAAAATTGGAAGAAAAGAAACATTCTAGAATCTAGTGTCCTTACATAAACATGACAACAAAAGTTTGCAGCATTTTCTGATGGTGGCCAAAATGCGGGTATTTCTAGGGTGATATTTATGGGTGAATCTTTAAAATGTATAGTTTGGATTCAATTTGGATCTTCGTTATTAAATAGTTTTGTTTCTTGTCTAcacatttttatggaagttatGTAATTACAAATAGTTTGTTAGAACATGAATAATGTAATGTGGGTTGGGATCTTTCAGTTTTATCGTGGATTTGGTTATTTGAACAAACATTTTTCCTACAACCATAAAAAAGTGAATAGTTACAATTTTTGCTTTCGTATTTTCATCTTATTGTTACTGACAGATTTATTTCTCATTTTCCTGCTTGCAACTACACTGTTTCACTTCGCCTTTTTTATACTTAAATTAAgtctaataaaataattaaatctaaaaaACCAATTTTATAGATGGTTTGTCTGAAACTTGGAGCTTTTGCATCgtcagttttctttttatttcctaGAAAAATATTCTCTTAAAGTTTAAACAATAAGTTCTTCTTCAACacgaaatattcaatttttcattcgttttaaagtatttttttaaattatggcTAGTCAGTTGCCTACTAAACTTTAGGATCTCATTCGCACTGTTGAAGTTGCATGAAAGTGTTGAGTCCAGATGGAGATTGAAACAGTTAAACatcacaaaatttgaaaatattggcgAGAGAGCGAGATATATTTGTCTAGAAACAGATACCACTTTCTGTTTTTGTTTGCCATTTGATAAAAAAGGTTTCACATATTACATATAAAAGTTTTAAAGTtaggaaataataaaattataataaaaactattatatttaaCACATATACATTTAAACttaaaaattttggtttttctttcattttttgaagAGCTTTAAAATAGGGGAAACAGCAGGGATAGGAacgaaatctttaaaaaattgaatattacGAGAGTTTAAACTTTTTAGTGCTAGGCTGATCACACTCAGCACTATCAGCATCTAGTCAATCAAGAACTAATTTCTTTGCTTGTTCCCAGGCAAAACCATCTCGTCCGAAATGTCCGTAAGTACTTGTTTTCTGGTAAATTGGCTGGCGAAGGTTCAGATCCCTGTAAGAAAACAAAACCGGCAAATGTTAGAAATATCTTCGTTTGGTAACAAATGTGGTCGAAAGTGTGTGGTTTACTATTCAGTTAACGTTTTCTACAtgcatcgctttctgtgtagcAAATAATAAACATCGTTCATCATTTAATTTCACAGACTTTTGATAGgacaaacaaaataaaagaaatttataCGTACTTGACAATCTTGCCCGGTCTCAGGTCGAAGTTCTTTTTCACAATATCCAACAATTCCTTTTGTGGCCTCTTAGACGTACCATAATCGAACACAGTAATTGATAGCGGCTCTG
The window above is part of the Hermetia illucens chromosome 3, iHerIll2.2.curated.20191125, whole genome shotgun sequence genome. Proteins encoded here:
- the LOC119653002 gene encoding histone H2A-beta, sperm-like, whose translation is MSCPSKKYLSRSKRAGLTFPVGRILRFLKEGNYAKRVGATAAVVLAAIMEYLVSEVLELGANAARDNGRARIRPRHLQLAIRNDSALDEFLTNVNIPEGGVVPNIDPSLLPSSRKEGGYYS